In Legionella israelensis, the genomic window TTAAAGAAATAATGAAAAGTTAAAAAAGGGAGTTTTAATGTCACTTAGAAAGGTAATCATAGCAACTGACTGGTCAAGTCCAAAAAGTGCTGTAAATTCCCATTAATTCAGCCTATCAAGTTAGTACGTTATTTAGTCAAAGCATTCATCCCTACAACATTAGACTTTCCGGCTTCATTCTCAGCCAGCCAGTCATTAAATTCGTCCATATTAAGATAACGCCTTGATTGCCACTGCTCGTTTTGTTCAGCTAATAAAGCGCCAATCAGCCGCCATGCAGAATCATCATTAGGAAATATCCTTATCACTCGTTCTCGGCGCCTGATTTCCTCGTTAATTCGCTCTTGCATGTTGGTGGTGCGAAGTCGCTTCCTGTATTTCTCCGGCAACGCCATAACTACCATGGCATCGTCAAAAGCCTCCTCAAGGCAGGTAACTGATTTTGGTGCTTTTTTCTCAAAGGCATCAATAAAATCATCGCGTCTACGCCTGGCTTCTTCCATATCAGGTGCCTGAAAAACAAGCTTTGCCTTTTCAGCAACATCTTTGCGGTGTCTGACAGAGCAGTGCCCGAGGATGTTGCGCATCAAGTGAACTTGGCATCGTTGCCAGGTTGCACCTTGAAAGTGCTTTCTAGCCGCTTCCACAAGCCCTGCATGCTGGTCTGACACAACATACATCACGCCTTTTAGCCCACGAGATTTTAGCCATTTAAACGCTTCATCCCATGTAGCATAGCTCTCAGTGTCACCAATGCGAAGGCCCAGTATTTCACGGTAGCCATCACTTCTGATACCCGAGATGGTCAAGGCTGCTCGAGACACGACTCTGTCACCATCACGACACTTGATAAACATCGCATCAACCATGATAAATGGGTAGTTGTCACCATCAAACCGACGCTCGTTGAAGGCTCTGACTCTTGCATCAAGACCAGAACACAGTTGACTGACGGTTGACTTTGAAAAACTAGCACCGCAAAGTTCTTCAGTAATGTTATTAACTTTTCTGGTTGATACGCCATTAACAACCATTTCCATCAGAGCCAATACAAAAGCCTGCTCACTGCGTTGATAGCGCTTAAAAATATCGGTAGAAAAAGAGCCATCACGTGTCTGCGGCACTTGAAGAGTGACTGGTCCCACACGAGTGTATAGTTGTCTTGGACGGTAACCGTTACGATAGCCTATACGTTCACCTGAACGTTCATGCTTGTCTGCTCCCAGACTTTCTGACACCTGTGCCTCCAATACCTGATTCAATACACCTTCAACAAGCTTTGCGAGCCCATCCTGGCTTGATAAAAGTTCTGGAAGCAATTCCTTTCCAACTGTAATATTGTAATCCGTCATCGCTAATCTCCTTCGATAGTTATTGTTTTTCACAACTCAATAGTACCGAATTTTAGCGATGACTCCACTCCTAAAAAGTCAACCTGAATTTACAGCAGTTTACGGACATAACCAACTGACTTTTCAAAACATGCTGAATATGCGCTTAAAAGAGCTATTCTTTTAGCCGAGCATCAAGATATAACACTGGAACTTATTCACGTATTGAAACAGCCATGGCCTGCAAGCTTTGTCCAATTCTCCAATAAAGAGCAACAAAAAGAACTACTTAGATTGGAAAAAAACACAGAAGAAAAACTACAAAAACTGGTGAAGCCCTTTTCATCTAAAGTCTCAATGAAGATTTCAGTTCTTTTGGGCAGAATAGCAGATGAAATCATTCGGTTTACGCAGGATAATCAGGGCGATTTAATTATTGCCGGCGCACATGGCCAGTACCATGTCAGTGATTATGTATTAGGCACAACATCCGGTGATATGGTCAGGCAGGGGAATACTCCTGTTTTACTCATAAAAAAAGAGCCATCCTTCTCTTACCATAAGATATTGATTGCTACCGATTTCTCTGAAGCCAGTAAAAGAGCCGTTGAATTTGCCTTTCAGTGTTTTCCAGAGGCCAGATTTCAGCTCTTGCATATTGTAGATATCTATTACCGTCAGTTCTTAAATGTTGATAACGTTGGCAAGAATGAAAGAAATAACCCAACAAAAGATATTTTGGAGAAGTTGGATGATTTCTTAAAATACTGTAAGGTAAACCATGATAAATTTGATAAAAAAATTATTGGCGGTTATTTTGCTGATGCCATCATCATGCAGTCAAAAAACTGGGGTGCTGATTTGTTGGTTTTCGGAACACAAGGACGTTCGAAACTGCATTATTTGTTGATGGGAAGTGTTGCCAAACGACTGTTACAATTGAGTCATATTGATATGTTCGCTGTACCTCCGAATTCGTAAATCTTGGAAACAGATATAAGGTTGATAATGAAGACAATAACAAAAGAGTTACAACAAAAAATTACTCCCGAACAAGCGATTGAGTTGTTACAAAAAGGAAATCAACGTTTTATACAAAATCTACGCCTTAATAGAAATCTTTTACAGCAGGTCAACGAGACAGCAAGCGGTCAATACCCCTTTGCAACCATTTTAAGCTGCATTGATTCCAGAACCCCTGCAGAGTTGATATTCGATCAGGGACTTGGTGATATTTTCAGTATTCGAATTGCGGGAAATGTCATCAATGATGATGTTCTGGGAAGCATGGAGTTTGCCTGCGAGGTCGCAGGTTCAAAACTTATTGTGGTATTAGGACACACTAATTGCGGGGCAATAAAAGGAGCTTGCAACAGGGTGGAAATGGAACATTTGTCAGGGCTCTTAAAGAAAATTGAACCGGCGATTGATAAAGAAATGTCGATAAAAGGAGAACGTAATGGAAACAATCCTCGTTTTGTGGATGCAGTTGCTAAGTTAAATGTGATAAACAGCATCAATACTGTTTTAAGCGAAAGTAAAACATTAAGTAAATTAGTGTCGGAAAAAAAGATAAAAATTATAGGGAGTTTGTACGATATAACCAGTGGAGAAGTCTCTTTTTTTAATCTGTAAAACATATACCAATATTTTCAATAATGGATAGCCCATGTTAAATGTCTTAAAAGAAATATCTTTTAAAAGAATTCAACATGACCTTCCGGCAAGCATTGTTGTTTTTTTTGTAGCATTGCCATTGTGCCTCGGCATTGCACTTGCTTCAGGTGCTCCTTTGTTTTCAGGGATCATTTCAGGGGTCATCGGAGGAATCGTTGTAGGAATTGCCAGTGGTTCAAATCTTGGGGTTAGCGGACCAGCAGCTGGTTTAGTGGTTATTGTATTGTTGGCCATTGAAAGTCTTGGTTCATGGCCGGCATTTCTAGTATCTGTAGTCTTGGCTGGGTGTTTTCAACTTTTTATGGGATATGCAAAAGCGGGGTTTATCGCTTATTTTTTCCCATCGTCGGTGATTAAAGGGATGTTAACAGGAATTGGTCTGTTAATCATTTTAAAGCAAATTCCTTACGCTTTAGGTTTTGATCCGGATACAATCGGCGATTTGTCGTCATTTCAGTTTAGTATTGATATCACTATCAATTATATTTTGAATGCACTGAATGCCTTTAATAATGGGGCGATATTCATTTCTTTCGTTTCATTGGCAATTCTCATCTTATGGGATACCGTGCTTATAAAGAAAAACAGATTTTTTCAGATAATCCAGGCTCCAATTGTGGTGGTTATTGTTGGCATTTTATTGAATAAACTTTATCAAATTGGCTTTTGGGAACTGAGTCTTGGTAAGGATAATTTGGTTCAAATCCCTGTGGCTGAAAGTGTTCTCGATTTTTTAAAACAACTTACACATCCTGATTTTTCAGCACTAAAGGAATTTACAGTATGGAAAATAGCGGTAGTGCTCGCTATCGTGGCCAGTCTTGAGACACTATTGTGTGTTGAAGCAACAGACAAACTGGATCCACATAAACGGATTACGCCGGTTAATCGGGAGCTTAAGGCTCAAGGTCTTGGTAATGTGATTTCCGGACTGCTCGGTGGATTACCTCTTACCCAAGTTATTATTCGCAGCTCAGCTAACATTAATTTTGGAGGAAAAACAAAACTATCCACAATACTTCATGGTATCTTTCTTTTGATTTC contains:
- a CDS encoding carbonic anhydrase family protein → MKTITKELQQKITPEQAIELLQKGNQRFIQNLRLNRNLLQQVNETASGQYPFATILSCIDSRTPAELIFDQGLGDIFSIRIAGNVINDDVLGSMEFACEVAGSKLIVVLGHTNCGAIKGACNRVEMEHLSGLLKKIEPAIDKEMSIKGERNGNNPRFVDAVAKLNVINSINTVLSESKTLSKLVSEKKIKIIGSLYDITSGEVSFFNL
- a CDS encoding IS256 family transposase — its product is MTDYNITVGKELLPELLSSQDGLAKLVEGVLNQVLEAQVSESLGADKHERSGERIGYRNGYRPRQLYTRVGPVTLQVPQTRDGSFSTDIFKRYQRSEQAFVLALMEMVVNGVSTRKVNNITEELCGASFSKSTVSQLCSGLDARVRAFNERRFDGDNYPFIMVDAMFIKCRDGDRVVSRAALTISGIRSDGYREILGLRIGDTESYATWDEAFKWLKSRGLKGVMYVVSDQHAGLVEAARKHFQGATWQRCQVHLMRNILGHCSVRHRKDVAEKAKLVFQAPDMEEARRRRDDFIDAFEKKAPKSVTCLEEAFDDAMVVMALPEKYRKRLRTTNMQERINEEIRRRERVIRIFPNDDSAWRLIGALLAEQNEQWQSRRYLNMDEFNDWLAENEAGKSNVVGMNALTK
- a CDS encoding SulP family inorganic anion transporter; amino-acid sequence: MLNVLKEISFKRIQHDLPASIVVFFVALPLCLGIALASGAPLFSGIISGVIGGIVVGIASGSNLGVSGPAAGLVVIVLLAIESLGSWPAFLVSVVLAGCFQLFMGYAKAGFIAYFFPSSVIKGMLTGIGLLIILKQIPYALGFDPDTIGDLSSFQFSIDITINYILNALNAFNNGAIFISFVSLAILILWDTVLIKKNRFFQIIQAPIVVVIVGILLNKLYQIGFWELSLGKDNLVQIPVAESVLDFLKQLTHPDFSALKEFTVWKIAVVLAIVASLETLLCVEATDKLDPHKRITPVNRELKAQGLGNVISGLLGGLPLTQVIIRSSANINFGGKTKLSTILHGIFLLISAAILAPLINMIPLSSLAAILIIVGYKLAKPTLFKKMYQLGSEQFMPFIATVIGILVTDLLRGIIIGIGFGIFFTLKHSYRNAYYMKTITEKENGDIVYHLVLAEEVSFFNKANIMQALDAIPSGSKVIIDCSNSKSIAYDVVELINDFKENAKYKNIEVQTIDFLDFK